A section of the Neorhizobium galegae bv. orientalis str. HAMBI 540 genome encodes:
- a CDS encoding M23 family metallopeptidase gives MAKGTESRVFGKRAPQHVLIFASGEKIRHMTIRPWMAALTFCFLGIFAIGYLGATSYLVIRDDLIGATMARQARMQYDYEDRIAALRAQLDRITSRQLLDQQVVEQKVEKLLEQQNALFSRHGKLGSLLNRAEESGLTTPEPPTPAMLQPPAQERQASLSGGSGGVQAIEKLLSGKTSATPLQTPTALGYAPLRENIADRADRVFSKVTLSLKNIEKEQLAKIADLTTGASETADAIAAILKRTGVEVASADNGAEDATDGVGGPYVAPQTNIGAFDASLDELDAALSRLESVRETARDLPFGNPAPGRPVTSRYGNRIDPFLGRMALHAGIDFQASTGDDVKSTGSGKVISAGAASGYGNMVEIDHGQGITTRYGHMSKILVKEGDEIAAGEVIGRAGSTGRSTGPHVHYEVRRDGNPIDPVHFLNAGMKLTTYLN, from the coding sequence GTGGCGAAGGGAACCGAAAGCCGGGTGTTTGGGAAACGGGCGCCTCAGCACGTTCTCATTTTCGCCAGCGGTGAGAAGATCCGCCACATGACCATCCGGCCCTGGATGGCCGCATTGACCTTCTGTTTTCTCGGCATTTTCGCAATCGGCTATCTTGGCGCCACCTCCTATCTGGTGATCCGTGACGACCTGATCGGCGCGACCATGGCGCGCCAGGCCCGCATGCAATACGATTACGAAGACCGGATCGCGGCGCTGCGCGCCCAGCTCGACCGGATCACCTCGCGCCAGCTCCTCGACCAGCAGGTGGTCGAGCAGAAGGTCGAGAAGCTGCTGGAACAGCAGAACGCCCTCTTTTCGCGCCACGGCAAGCTGGGTTCTCTTCTGAACCGCGCCGAGGAATCCGGCCTCACGACACCGGAGCCACCGACGCCGGCCATGCTCCAGCCGCCGGCCCAGGAACGCCAGGCTTCGCTTTCCGGTGGTAGCGGCGGCGTCCAGGCGATCGAGAAGCTGCTCTCCGGCAAGACTTCCGCCACCCCGCTCCAGACGCCAACTGCGCTCGGTTATGCGCCTTTGCGTGAAAACATTGCCGACCGCGCCGACCGGGTTTTCTCCAAGGTGACGCTGTCGCTGAAGAACATCGAGAAGGAGCAGCTTGCCAAGATCGCCGATCTGACGACCGGCGCTTCGGAAACAGCAGACGCGATCGCCGCGATCCTGAAGCGGACCGGCGTCGAAGTGGCATCCGCAGACAACGGTGCTGAAGATGCCACGGACGGCGTTGGCGGCCCCTATGTCGCACCGCAGACCAATATCGGCGCCTTCGATGCCTCGCTCGACGAGCTCGATGCGGCGCTCAGCCGGCTGGAAAGCGTGCGCGAGACGGCGCGCGACCTGCCCTTCGGCAATCCCGCCCCCGGCCGCCCGGTCACCAGCCGCTACGGCAACCGCATCGATCCTTTCCTCGGCCGGATGGCGTTGCATGCAGGCATCGACTTCCAGGCCTCCACCGGCGACGACGTAAAAAGCACCGGCTCCGGCAAGGTAATCTCGGCGGGTGCTGCCAGCGGTTACGGCAACATGGTCGAGATCGACCATGGCCAGGGAATCACCACCCGCTACGGCCATATGTCGAAAATCTTGGTGAAGGAAGGCGACGAGATCGCCGCCGGAGAGGTGATCGGCAGGGCAGGCTCGACCGGCCGTTCCACCGGTCCGCATGTCCATTACGAGGTCCGCCGAGACGGCAATCCGATCGACCCAGTGCACTTCCTCAATGCCGGCATGAAGCTCACCACCTACCTCAATTGA